The following are from one region of the Escherichia sp. E4742 genome:
- the yhaJ gene encoding DNA-binding transcriptional regulator YhaJ, which translates to MAKERALTLEALRVMDAIDRRGSFAAAADELGRVPSALSYTMQKLEEELDVVLFDRSGHRTKFTNVGRMLLERGRVLLEAADKLTTDAEALARGWETHLTIVTEALVPTPAFFPLIDKLAAKANTQLAIITEVLAGAWERLEQGRADIVIAPDMHFRSSSEINSRKLYTLMNVYVAAPDHPIHQEPEPLSEVTRVKYRGIAVADTARERPVLTVQLLDKQPRLTVSTIEDKRQALLAGLGVATMPYPMVEKDIAEGRLRVVSPESTSEIDIIMAWRRDSMGEAKSWCLREIPKLFAGK; encoded by the coding sequence ATGGCCAAAGAAAGGGCGTTAACGCTGGAAGCACTAAGGGTTATGGATGCTATTGATCGCCGTGGTAGTTTTGCGGCGGCGGCCGATGAGCTGGGACGCGTGCCTTCTGCGCTTAGTTACACCATGCAAAAGCTGGAAGAAGAGCTTGATGTGGTGCTGTTTGACCGCTCGGGCCATCGCACCAAATTCACCAATGTCGGGCGAATGTTGCTGGAGCGGGGACGCGTTCTGCTGGAGGCGGCAGATAAACTGACCACCGATGCCGAAGCCCTCGCGCGTGGTTGGGAAACACATCTCACTATTGTGACCGAGGCGCTGGTGCCTACGCCTGCTTTTTTCCCGTTGATCGACAAACTGGCGGCGAAAGCCAATACCCAACTGGCAATCATTACTGAGGTGCTGGCGGGGGCGTGGGAGCGGCTGGAACAGGGGCGAGCAGATATTGTTATCGCGCCGGATATGCATTTTCGCTCCTCGTCGGAAATCAACTCTCGTAAGCTTTACACCTTGATGAACGTCTACGTGGCTGCGCCGGATCACCCGATTCATCAGGAGCCGGAACCGCTCTCTGAAGTGACGCGCGTGAAATATCGCGGAATTGCGGTGGCGGATACCGCTCGTGAGCGCCCGGTATTGACCGTACAGCTACTGGACAAACAGCCGCGCTTAACGGTGAGCACTATTGAAGATAAACGCCAGGCGTTACTGGCTGGGCTTGGCGTGGCAACTATGCCGTATCCGATGGTGGAAAAAGATATTGCTGAAGGGCGGTTGCGTGTCGTCAGTCCGGAATCGACCAGCGAAATCGATATTATTATGGCCTGGCGTCGCGACAGTATGGGGGAAGCAAAATCCTGGTGTTTGCGGGAAATTCCAAAATTATTCGCCGGAAAATAA
- a CDS encoding pirin family protein, with product MITTRTARQCGQADYGWLQARYTFSFGHYFDPKLLGYASLRVLNQEVLAPGAAFQPRTYPKVDILNVILDGEAEYRDSEGNHVQARAGEALLLSTQPGVSYSEHNISKDKALTRMQLWLDTCPQRENPLIQKLALNMDKQQLIASPDGAKGSLQLRQQVWLHHIVLDKGESANFQLHGPRAYLQSIHGQFHALTHHEEKAALTCGDGAFIRDEANITLVADSPLRALLIDLPV from the coding sequence ATGATTACTACCCGAACTGCCAGGCAGTGTGGACAAGCAGACTACGGATGGTTGCAGGCCCGGTATACTTTTTCCTTTGGACACTACTTCGACCCGAAATTGTTAGGCTATGCCTCCCTGCGCGTGCTTAACCAGGAAGTGTTGGCTCCAGGTGCCGCCTTCCAGCCACGTACTTATCCCAAAGTTGATATTTTGAATGTGATTCTCGACGGAGAAGCAGAGTATCGGGACAGCGAAGGCAATCATGTACAGGCCCGCGCCGGTGAAGCCTTATTGCTTTCTACTCAGCCGGGCGTGAGTTATAGCGAACATAATATCAGCAAAGACAAAGCGTTAACGCGAATGCAGCTCTGGCTGGATACCTGCCCACAACGGGAGAATCCGCTGATTCAAAAACTGGCGCTGAATATGGACAAGCAGCAATTAATCGCCTCGCCAGATGGCGCGAAAGGTAGCCTGCAACTGCGCCAGCAGGTGTGGCTGCATCATATCGTGCTCGACAAAGGCGAAAGTGCGAATTTCCAGTTGCATGGGCCACGCGCGTATTTGCAGTCTATTCACGGTCAATTTCATGCGCTTACACATCACGAAGAGAAAGCTGCGCTGACCTGCGGTGATGGCGCATTTATTCGTGACGAGGCTAACATTACACTCGTTGCTGATTCCCCGCTGCGCGCTTTGCTGATAGATTTACCTGTCTAG
- the yhaL gene encoding protein YhaL, which produces MSKKSAKKRQPVKSVAAKETTRATKNFGYEEMLSELEAIVADAEIRLAEDEATA; this is translated from the coding sequence ATGAGTAAAAAATCGGCGAAAAAACGTCAGCCAGTAAAGTCCGTTGCAGCGAAAGAAACCACCCGCGCTACCAAAAATTTTGGCTATGAAGAGATGTTGAGTGAGCTGGAGGCGATAGTCGCCGACGCCGAAATACGGTTAGCCGAGGATGAAGCTACCGCATAA
- a CDS encoding amino acid permease, whose protein sequence is MEIATNKGVIADASTPAGRAGMSESEWREAIKFDSTDTGWVIMSIGMAIGAGIVFLPVQVGLMGLWVFLLSSVIGYPAMYLFQRLFINTLAESPECKDYPSVISGYLGKNWGILLGALYFVMLVIWMFVYSTAITNDSASYLHTFGVTEGLLSDSPFYGLVLICILVAISSRGEKLLFKISTGMVLTKLLVVAALGVSMVGMWHLYNVGSLPPLGLLVKNAIITLPFTLTSILFIQTLSPMVISYRSREKSIEVARHKALRAMNIAFGILFVTVFFYAVSFTLAMGHDEAVKAYEQNISALAIAAQFISGDGAAWVKVVSVILNIFAVMTAFFGVYLGFREATQGIVMNILRRKMPAEKINENLVQRGIMIFAILLAWSAIVLNAPVLSFTSICSPIFGMVGCLIPAWLVYKVPALHKYKGASLYLIIVTGLLLCVSPFLAFS, encoded by the coding sequence ATGGAAATTGCAACGAATAAAGGCGTCATTGCAGACGCTTCGACCCCGGCGGGTCGTGCTGGAATGAGCGAAAGTGAATGGCGTGAAGCTATCAAATTCGACAGTACCGACACCGGTTGGGTGATTATGAGTATTGGGATGGCGATTGGCGCGGGGATAGTTTTTCTCCCGGTGCAGGTCGGATTGATGGGATTGTGGGTATTTTTGCTCTCATCAGTGATTGGCTACCCGGCAATGTATCTGTTTCAGCGATTGTTTATTAATACGCTGGCGGAATCTCCAGAGTGTAAAGATTACCCGAGTGTCATTAGTGGTTATTTGGGTAAAAACTGGGGCATTTTGTTAGGTGCACTTTACTTTGTGATGCTGGTTATTTGGATGTTTGTTTACTCCACCGCCATCACTAACGATAGCGCCTCCTATCTGCATACTTTCGGCGTGACGGAAGGATTGCTGTCTGACAGTCCGTTTTATGGCCTGGTACTGATTTGTATTCTGGTCGCGATATCTTCACGCGGCGAGAAACTGTTATTCAAAATTTCGACCGGCATGGTGCTGACCAAACTGCTGGTGGTGGCGGCGCTGGGTGTATCGATGGTCGGGATGTGGCATCTGTATAACGTCGGTTCGCTGCCGCCGCTGGGGCTGCTGGTGAAAAACGCCATTATCACACTGCCGTTTACCTTAACCTCGATTCTGTTTATTCAGACGTTAAGCCCGATGGTGATTTCCTATCGTTCGCGAGAAAAATCGATCGAAGTAGCGCGACATAAAGCGTTGCGGGCGATGAACATTGCGTTTGGGATCCTGTTTGTCACCGTCTTTTTCTACGCAGTGTCGTTCACGCTGGCGATGGGACATGACGAAGCAGTAAAAGCCTACGAGCAGAATATTTCCGCGCTGGCGATTGCAGCTCAATTTATTAGCGGCGACGGTGCAGCATGGGTGAAAGTGGTCAGCGTCATCCTCAATATCTTTGCCGTAATGACCGCGTTCTTTGGCGTCTATTTAGGCTTTCGTGAAGCAACGCAAGGGATCGTAATGAACATCCTGCGCCGCAAGATGCCAGCTGAGAAGATTAACGAAAATCTCGTTCAGCGCGGCATCATGATTTTTGCCATTTTACTGGCCTGGAGCGCCATCGTACTGAATGCGCCAGTGTTGAGCTTTACCTCTATCTGTAGCCCTATTTTCGGCATGGTAGGGTGCCTGATCCCAGCGTGGTTGGTTTACAAAGTACCGGCATTGCACAAATACAAAGGTGCCTCTCTGTACCTGATTATCGTCACCGGTTTGTTGCTTTGCGTTTCTCCGTTCCTGGCATTTTCATGA
- the cyuA gene encoding cysteine desulfidase, which produces MFDSTLNPLWQRYILAVQEEVKPALGCTEPISLALAAAVAAAELEGPVERVEAWVSPNLMKNGLGVTVPGTGMVGLPIAAALGALGGNAKAGLEVLKDATAQAIADAKALLAAGKVSVKIQEPCDEILFSRAKVWNGEQWACVTIVGGHTNIVHIETHNGVVFAQQACVTEGEQESPLAVLSRTTLAEILKFVNEVPFEAIRFILDSAKLNCALSQEGLSGNWGLHIGATLEKQCARGLLAKDLSSSIVIRTSAASDARMGGATLPAMSNSGSGNQGITATMPVVVVAEHFGADDERLARALMLSHLSAIYIHNQLPRLSALCAATTAAMGAAAGMAWLVDGRYETISMAISSMIGDVSGMICDGASNSCAMKVSTSASAAWKAVLMALDDTAVTGNEGIVAHDVEQSIANLCALASHSMQQTDRQIIEIMASKAR; this is translated from the coding sequence ATGTTTGATTCGACTTTAAATCCGTTATGGCAGCGTTACATCCTTGCAGTTCAGGAGGAAGTAAAACCGGCGCTGGGATGTACTGAACCGATTTCACTGGCGCTGGCGGCGGCGGTTGCTGCGGCAGAACTGGAAGGTCCGGTTGAACGTGTAGAAGCCTGGGTTTCGCCAAATCTGATGAAGAACGGTCTGGGCGTCACCGTTCCCGGTACGGGAATGGTGGGGCTGCCGATTGCGGCAGCACTGGGCGCGTTAGGTGGGAATGCCAAAGCTGGGCTGGAAGTGCTGAAAGACGCAACGGCGCAGGCAATTGCCGATGCCAAAGCGTTGCTGGCGGCGGGGAAAGTCTCGGTCAAGATCCAGGAACCTTGCGATGAAATCCTCTTCTCACGCGCCAAAGTCTGGAACGGCGAGCAGTGGGCTTGTGTCACCATCGTCGGTGGACATACCAACATTGTGCATATTGAGACGCACAATGGCGTGGTGTTTGCCCAGCAGGCGTGCGTGACAGAGGGAGAGCAAGAGTCGCCGCTGGCGGTGCTCTCCAGAACAACGCTCGCCGAGATCCTGAAGTTCGTCAATGAAGTCCCGTTTGAGGCGATCCGCTTTATTCTCGATTCTGCGAAATTAAACTGCGCGTTATCGCAGGAAGGTTTGAGTGGGAACTGGGGGCTGCATATTGGCGCTACGCTGGAAAAACAGTGTGCACGCGGTTTGCTGGCGAAAGATCTCTCTTCATCCATTGTGATTCGTACCAGCGCGGCATCTGATGCGCGTATGGGCGGCGCAACGCTTCCGGCGATGAGTAACTCCGGTTCTGGCAACCAGGGGATCACCGCGACAATGCCCGTGGTGGTGGTCGCGGAACACTTCGGGGCGGATGATGAACGGCTGGCGCGTGCGCTGATGCTTTCGCATTTGAGCGCGATTTACATCCATAACCAGTTGCCGCGTTTGTCTGCGCTGTGTGCTGCAACAACGGCAGCAATGGGCGCCGCTGCCGGGATGGCATGGCTGGTGGATGGTCGTTATGAAACGATCTCGATGGCGATCAGCAGTATGATTGGTGATGTTAGCGGTATGATTTGCGATGGCGCGTCGAACAGTTGCGCGATGAAGGTTTCGACCAGTGCCTCGGCAGCGTGGAAAGCGGTGTTAATGGCGCTGGATGATACCGCCGTGACCGGCAATGAAGGGATTGTGGCGCATGATGTTGAGCAGTCAATCGCCAATCTGTGCGCGCTGGCAAGTCATTCAATGCAGCAAACGGATCGGCAGATTATCGAGATTATGGCGAGCAAGGCCAGATAA